One Ahaetulla prasina isolate Xishuangbanna chromosome 1, ASM2864084v1, whole genome shotgun sequence DNA window includes the following coding sequences:
- the IAH1 gene encoding isoamyl acetate-hydrolyzing esterase 1 homolog: protein MALSEATAARGLLLLPRIVLFGDSITEFSFQDKGWGASLANRLARKCDVLNRGLSGYNTRWAKMVLPRLINKDHNAGNTLAVTVFFGANDSALKDENPRQHVPLEEYADNLKSMICYLNSVDISKQDIILVTPPPLHEASWEKECVAKGEKLNRLNSVTGEYAKACVKVAEESGTDVIDLWTLMQKGDQDFNCYLSDGLHLSEKGNAFLANQLWTLLEKKISHLPQLLPYWRDVDHLYPEASLLGIPIAKKQ from the exons ATGGCTCTGTCGGAAGCGACGGCTGCCCGGGGGCTCCTTCTGCTGCCTCGGATCGTGCTTTTCGGAGACTCCATTACTGAG TTTTCCTTCCAAGATAAGGGATGGGGCGCATCACTTGCTAATAGATTAGCTAG AAAATGCGATGTCTTGAATCGTGGACTCTCTGGCTACAACACCAGGTGGGCTAAAATGGTTCTTCCACGATTAATCAACAAAGACCATAATGCTGGAAACACCCTGGCGGTAACTGTCTTCTTCGGGGCAAATGACAGCGCTTTGAAAG ATGAAAACCCCAGACAGCACGTTCCACTGGAGGAATATGCTGACAATTTGAAAAGTATGATATGCTACCTCAACTCTGTGGACATTTCCAAACAGGACATTATATTAGTGACTCCACCACCCCTTCATGAAGCTAGTTGGGAAAAAGAGTGTGTGGCTAAAg GTGAAAAATTAAATCGGCTAAATTCTGTCACTGGGGAATATGCAAAGGCTTGTGTTAAAGTAGCTGAAGAATCTGGCACTGATGTCATCGACCTGTGGACACTTATGCAAAAAGGAGACCAG GACTTCAACTGTTACCTGTCAGATGGACTCCATTTATCAGAAAAAGGAAATGCTTTTCTAGCAAACCAGCTTTGGACactcctagaaaaaaaaatatcacacctTCCTCAATTGCTTCCATACTGGCGTGATGTAGATCATCTCTACCCTGAAGCTAGTCTCCTGGGCATCCCCATTGCTAAGAAGCAATAA